TTGATGAATTAATATACCATAATTGGACCCCTCTCTCTAAGGTGTTATCTCCCTAACAAGTTTATTGATATGACCTCAGATTGGTATAGGAAACTACCCATTCATCTTTATTGTAATTGGAATAGAGCACTGTAGCCTTGTAAGGGCATATATAACTCTAGCCAAATATCTATCTTCTAGCTCTCTGCCTGACCACTTGCTTTTACAATGAGTGATTGTTAtgttaagaaataattaattaccCTCTATTTTGGGTTTCACTTCATTAATTTGTGCGTGTGCATTTGTGCATTTGAtactttatatatgtttatgccATTTTCATGAATGTGGCTTAACTAATTATATTGCTTGTCAACCACTGCCAAGACATTAGAATTCTTACCAATATTCTTTGTGCACATATCTCAGGTGATAAATTCTCTACAGACTGGGACAAGGCCTGGTCTAACTTTAAAAAGCAAGGGAAAAAGAATCTCTTCTCACAGTTTTCTCCTGACAAGTATGTCAGCTGGAACCCTACGCGCTCAAACTATCCACTATCTGAGGAAGTTGATCCCGTCAAGAGAGCAGAGAGGTCAAATCTCATGCTATGGACTAGTCCAAGGTTTACACTAGCAGGGGCCATTGTAATAGTCACATGTCTTTTGGTCTACACCATTCTTGCACCAATCAAGTGATTGTACTTGTATTGTGTTTTCCTCTCAGAAAGCATGTCTATCTTGTAGATCTGTGATGGATGTTTATAGAAGGAAATGGGCCTAGGAATTGAGAAATAAATATTCTGTAAATGCAATGACTTACTATTCTTACTGATGTTATGTAATCCAATTGTCCTTTATTTTCTAAGGCAGTGAGCTTTCATCTGCATTGCCATTGTGTATTTGGCTATCAATGATATTTCTGATACTGATGTGAAAAGGTATGCAATGCACATGCTCGCCAAACAATATACAGTGATACATGCAACAAATGGgcttttttggggtggggggttTTGTAGCCCAATTTGAAAGTAGTTTCAGCAGGATATTACGTTTGGTTTGAGAACTAGGCTCCTTTTGATGTTGCTCTGGACTTGAATGAATTGTCATGCACTTTCTCAAGTTGGATCATTGTTTGTAAAGATGTTTATCTGGTATTGCGAGTTATTGTATTTTACTCCCCCAcccttctcttttcctcttgTCTAGAGCAGTCAAGTCAATGCTGAAAAGAAACGTGGACTGAAACTTATGAACCCAGTTCTGATGGGAAGGACCTAAAGTTCCTCTGTTCTTTATGCAGCATATTGTTTAGTTGCAGACAGTGAACCAGTATTAGGAAAACCGAACTGGGAGACAAGGAAGAAATAATAGTCCAAATTTTTAAGATTGATCTTGGTTGCAATGAAAATACTTCTCAAATAAGCCATCTGTAGCAAAGTAGTTTGAAGAGAACAAAGCATCTACTCTTTTGGCGAATTGagacttttaatttttcaatacaATCCTTAGTTATTTTCCTCAGCCTCTAAAGTTTAAATGCACATTGCCTTTCGTTTTATATTCCACTCGGGATcttgtttggttttttattcTGCTTGTGATCTTTGCTCTCTATAAATGTTTTTGCAGAACAATCTGGTGCGCGATGTGAAATCAAAGGTAGCAGCACTGCACCCTGCTACCATGCCAAGCCGCCATGGCAACAGAGAGAGGTCCAC
The DNA window shown above is from Quercus lobata isolate SW786 chromosome 7, ValleyOak3.0 Primary Assembly, whole genome shotgun sequence and carries:
- the LOC115953881 gene encoding uncharacterized protein LOC115953881, encoding MDIQARLGSITSHTFWSPKQKPISCSSYSSSNTYSPLALFCSQRNFQQPQNNDNNNNNNNDKGDKFSTDWDKAWSNFKKQGKKNLFSQFSPDKYVSWNPTRSNYPLSEEVDPVKRAERSNLMLWTSPRFTLAGAIVIVTCLLVYTILAPIK